The DNA sequence tagggaccaatcgagtaattaattttatttggggactaaaatgtctacTCTGAAATTTTTTTAGGATCAAAATGGGTAAGTCAAATTGCTACTTTCGTCAGTTAGATAATGATGTGTCATGTTAAGTGTCATGTGACATGATAACGTGGTAGGTTAATGTCACATGTCATGTTTCAGGTCAGTGACACCGAACACGTCAcatgtcacttgacatgtaaaaaatttatttataatcaaCATAGTTCCTAAAAGTACACGTAActacgtaagtcattttcatttctaaaattttaaaaattaatcaaattaatccttatataaatatgttttatttttttataatattaaatttaaatatcttttgatactactaattttaatattattttttagaccttaataaataaaattctctttgtataaaataataaaaataattaaattattataaaattattttatcatttgtattttaaaattttgtattttcaaattgtaattattttaatagtgaaattttttatttgatgtgTTTATTAACTTTATTgatgatatatttaaaaaatttaatattttgaatttcactaaataatataatagttatttaaaaatttatattttttagattttttaaaattataatttttattattgtttaatttatatggtagaactcaataattaaaaaatcaatttgtggGATTACTcgttgaattttaatattttaatttaatattttaaaaataactattatatttatttagtgagatctaaaaaattaaaatatttaaaataattactatatttatttagtgagatctataatattaaaacttttagtatataattattaataattggataaaattatttatcttaaaaaattttacaacAAAAAACTAGAATTCGAAAATGGAAAATCTAAAAATACatataagaaaataactatgtaataatttaattatttttattaagatgtaaaaaataagattaaaatgaGTAGGattaagaaatattaaaaatttaatattatataaaaaaagagaaatttacataaagactaatttgatcaattttttaaattttagggatgaaaataattTACATGTGTACTTtaagggactaatttgattataaataaatttatgacaTGTCAAATGACATGTGGTATGCCAGGTATCACTCACCTGATACGTCAACCAATtatcttgtgacacgtggcattaaccTACCGCATCATTATGCCCCCTGACATTTAACATAATACGTCATCATTAACTAACGGAAGGACCAATTTGACTTACGTTTTATCTTTCAGAAACTAATATTACTAAAAAAATCATTTGAGgaccaatttaaaaaatgagtgatctttcagggacgaatttAACTATTAATCCTGATATAACCGTTATATGTCGGTTAAGAAAAACTCGACATATACGTTATAGGTTGGccattaaaatcataaaaacaatcaGAACGTTATGATCTCCATACATTACCACTATAATTTGGGAATAGACAACCTCGGATCCGAACTCCCAATATAAAAGAAAGGGAGAAATTCATTTTGAGGCAAGTTGAATATCACTTGAGAATAAACTTACAAAATACTAAAGAACAATTGACGAGAAGCTCGGAGCGGAGATAAAGAAGCTTGGAGTAGATAGTCAAAGGACGAGTTATACCTCAATCATCAAGCAAGAACAATTgacgcccaccgtggggcctaaGAAATTATTACTGCCCAGCCCAGCTGGCATGTTGGCCGACCCGGCTCGAGGATAAACCGATTTGCGCAGTCGGGTCAACGTGCACAACCCGTCCGGTCTATGACCCGGACACGCGCCCCTGTTACCAGCTGCATGACAGCTGTGAGAAAGAAAACTTCCTGGAAGGGGGTCTTCTCCTATGGGGCCCGCCCTATTGACAgggtatataaggggagggtcctacccctctcCCTAGGTACGTCACCATATCCCTTATCCTCATACCACCTGCACCCCTTCTGACTTGAGCATtagagtgtcattgcaggtggcacccccctcaaCTCACAAAGAGCTCGGGAAGTCGGCGGCTCTCTCCCCTCGCGTTCCAGGCCCGAATCGAGACCAGGCCCGACCTTTGCACCCGACAAGCATTCCTGAACCATCCGGTATCCGACTAACAGTACATTGGCACCGTCTGTGGGGACATGGACTTTATTCTGGGCACAGTTGGGGCGGACGATGGAGGCGAGCCCCGCGGGGAGGGAGCGAACCCCAGAGCCGGTAGGGTAGCCACAGGCGCTCCCACTTGCGAGCGCACCAGGTCCCTCCCGCGGTAACCCGAGAGACGACCCTTTGGAGGAACAGGTAGTGATAGCACAAGAATAATACAAGAACTACAACACAGAGTACAAAACCTAGAACGGGAAGTGGCCAGCAGAGAACGCCATCAACCAACTCCTAGTCAAGAGCGTTTCCGATCTCCTCAAAGGAGAGAAAGAAGTCTCTGAAGAAGCCACTCCAGGCGCACTCCGAGCCTCAGGACAGAGTCAGAGAGCCAGGAAAGTAGGGAAGCGCCAAGGAGACGGGGAGATCCTGTGATCTACTCCCGATCACTGATGAGAGAAACCGTAGAAGAAGACCGAGAAGGCAGCAGAGAAAGACCAAGGAGAAGCCGACCACAGCGACAAGATAGCAGAGAGAGGTCAAGGAGAGGCCGACCACACAGGGAAGACAGTAGAGAAAGGACGAGGAAAAGGCGACAACCGGTGGTCATGGGAGCAACCCCTTTCCACCACTCGATCTTGGAAATCCGGCTGCCTAAGCACTTTGATAAGCCAACAAATATGAGGTATGATAGGACTCAAGATCCCCAGGAGAATctaacggcctttgaggccaggatgaacctggaaaGGGTAGGCGATGAAGTGAGGTGTCGCGCTTTCCCCGTAACGTTAGCAGGGCCGGCGATTCGTTGGTTTAACGCCCTCCCTCAGGGCTCCATAACCGCCTTTGTGGACATCAGTCATGCCTTCTTAGCTCAGTTCACCACACGTATCGCTAAAGTAAAGCATCCGATCAATCTACTAGGAGTAACACAAAGAAGTGGCGAGCCGACCCGAAATTACCTGGATAGGTTCAACGACGAGTGTTTGGAGATTGACGGCCTAATCGATTCGGTGGCCAGCTTGTGCTTGACCAACGGGTTATTGAATGAGGATTTCAGGAAACACCTTACCACCAAGCCCGTTTGGATGATGCAAGAAATTTAGAACGTGGCCAGGGAATACATCAATGATGAAGAAGTTAGCCAGGTTGTGGTAGCCAATAAGCGGTAGCACGCCTACTCCAATGCTCGCCCTCCCGACGGCTGGGAAAGGTCGAAGGAGCACTCCAAAGATGGAGGATCAGCCAAAACCTTCAAGCTGTTTCCCCGGGTAGGAAAGTTCACCAACTATACCCCCTTGTCAGCTCCGATCGTTGAAGTCTATCAGCAAATCGCCGACAAGGGCAACTTGTCGAAGCCTCGACAACTCAAGGACAGGACGGGAGGAAACAAAAATCTCTACTGCAATTACTACAAAGGGCTATGGCCATaagacccaagactgcttcgACCTGAAAGACACCCTGGAGCAAGCCATTCGGGAGGGGAAGTTGGCTGATTTTTCCCACCTTATAAGGGAACCGAGGAGGTAGGACCACGACCGATCAAACGAGGACAAAAGCCGCGCCGTGAGACAAAGACGAGAGCCCGAGGAGGATAGTGAGCGCGGCCTCACTGTTGTAAATGTGGTGATCAGAAGAGATGTTTCCCCCAGATCGAAATCGGCTAGCAAAAAGGACGCCAAGGTCTTAGCTATGTCCTCTGGCTCTAACCTCCCTCCCGAAGGGTACCGTCGATATCATTCGGCCCCGAAGACCAATGGTTTGACGATGTCCCGGAGAACCCTCCGATGGTGATCACGGCCAGAGTGGGCACCGGCTTAGTAAAACGGATCCAAGTAGACACGGAAGCTGATTCCAACATCAAGTTCCGTAACGTATTTGATGCTCTGGGCCTACGGGATACCGACTTGAGGGGCCACCAACCCGGCGTGGTCGTCCTAGGAGATAACTTCATCAAGTCTGACGATGTAGTTTCCCTCCTGGTCTCGATAGGTGGAGGTCTAGGGAAGAGGTCGCTAATGGCGGAGTTCGTTGTCTTAAGAGACTCCACGGCCTACAACCTCATCTTGGGGAGGAAGACCATCAACGAGTTCGGGGCAGTGATTTCTACCAAGCTGCTATTAATGAAATTTGTTTTTGATGATGGATCAGTTGGGACCATCAGGGGGATCTGGAAACGGCAGTCGCATGCGACAACGCCAGCCTCTCCCTGAGGAAGAAACCTAAAGAAGCATCCGATGTCTTCCTCGCCGACCTGGACGCCAGGGTGGATGACAAACCTAGGCCAGAACCCGAGGGGGACCTCGAAAAATTCAGAGTCGGCGACTTGGATGAAAAGTTCACCTTTGTAAATAGAAACCTACCCCATGACTTGAAAGAACCCCTCATGGAGATGATCAGAGCCAACGGCGACTTGTTCGCTTGGACCCCAACTGACATGCCGGGTATAGACCCCCAGTTCATGTCACATCAACTAGCCGTGAAACCGGAGGCAAAGCCGGTGGCCCAAAGGAGGAGAAAGATGTCCCAAGAAAGGGCGGAAGAGGTGGCCAGGCAAACGGCCAACCTACTGGAAGTGGGCTTCATCCGGGAACTCGACTACTCGACGTGGCTATCGAATGTAGTCCTGGTTAAAAATCCCAGTgggaaatggagaatgtgtgtggaTTATTCCGACCTTCACAAGGCATATCCCAAAGATTCTTTCCCCCTTCCCAATATTGACGTTCTTGTTGACGCGGCGGCGGGTTACCGgtatctgagtttcatggatgcctatttTGGATACAATTAGATACTGATGCACCAACTAGATaaagagaaaacggcatttaTAACGCAGGCGGGACATACTGCTACAAGGTGATGCCATTTGGGTTGAAGAGTGCGGGGGCTacgtaccaaaggctgatgaacaagatattcaaAGACCTCATCGGCAAGACGGTGGAGGTGTACGTAGACGACATCCGGGTCAAGACCGCCAAAGCTGAGGACCTCATCGGAGACCTGGAGAACGTCTTTATCTCTCTTCGGAgacacggcatgaggcttaacCCGCTCAAGTGTGCCTTTGCCGTCGAAGCCGGGAAATTTTTGGGGTTTATGATAACCCGAAGAGGGGTGGAGGCTAACCTGGAAAAGTGCGAAGCGATCCTACAAATGAAGAGCCCGGGATGTGTGAAAGACGTCCAGAGGTTGGCGGGCAGGCTCACTGCGCTATCCCGCTTCCTCGGTACGTCGGCGGCCAAGGCGCTAcccttcttcaacctgatgagAAAAGGGACAGCGTTCGAATGGACCCCGGCATGCGAGGAGGCTTTCAAGCACTTCAAAGAGATAATCTCGGCACCACCTGTCCTGGGGAAGCCTAAGAGCGGAGAGGCGCTATACTTGTACTTGGCTGTAACCGACGAGGCATTGGCAGCAGTCTTGGTACGAGAAGAAGGGAAGATCCAACAACCAATATATTTCGTAAAGAAAGCACTACAAGGAGCAGAGCTAAGGTACAACAAGCTGGAGAAATTGGTGTATGCGCTCCTGACCTCGTCCCGCAGGCTGCGGCAGTACTTTCAAGGACACCAAGTAATCGTTAGGACGGATCAGGCAATCCGCCAAGTACTCCAGAAACCCGATCTAGCGGGTAGAATGATGACTTGGGCTATTGAGCTCCCCCAATACGACTTGTAGTATGATCCCAGGCACGCGATTAAAGCTCAAGCCATGGCTGACTTCCTGGTAGAGGTCACAGGGAACCCTGCCGAGACTCTgaacacacggtggaagctccacgtgGACGGAGCATCCAACCAAACGTTCGGAGGAGCAGGAATCATCTTAGAAAATCCAACTGGAGTTGTATACGAGCAGTCAGTCAAATTCGAATTCCCGGTGTTGAACAATCAAGCAAAATATGAGGCTGGAAATATGTAGTGACTCATAGGTCGTGATGTCGCAGATCAATAGGACCTACCAAGCCAGAGATTCATTGTTGCAGAAATACCTGGAGAAAGTCAAAGAGTTGAGTAAGCAATTCGAGGAAGTCACGGTCCAACACGTCCCGAGAGAGAGGAACACACGAGCAGATCTCCTATCAAAGCTGGTGAGCACAAAACCAGGGACGGGGAACCGATCTCTCATTCAGGGTTTGATAAAGGAACCGGCAGTGGCGTTGTATCTGACCCAAGTAGATCCTTGCTGGATGAGCCCAATCATCGATTTCTTGGAAAAGGCTAAACTCCCCAGCGACGAGAAGGTGGCAAAGACAATAAGGCGAGAAGCAGCCAAATATGCAATCATACAAGGCCAGTTGCTCAAGAAGGGGATCAGCCAACCCCTGTTGAAGTGCCTACAtcccgaccaaacggactacgtgcTCAGAGAACTCCATGAAGGATGCTACGGTCACCACATTGGGGGGAAGGCCCTAGCCAGAAAGCTCGTCAGAGCCGGTTACTACTGACCCTCTATGATGGCGGATTCTAAGGAATTTGTGAAGAAATGCAAAACCTGCCAGGAGAACGCCAACTTTCATAAAGCACCAACAGCCGAGCTAAGTTTGCTAACGGCCTCACGACCATTCTCGCAATGGGGAATCGACCTGCTGAGGCCTTTCCTGGTGGGACCAGGGCAGGTCAAATACCTAGTCGTAGCCATTGACTATTACATAAAGTGGGTAGAGGCAGAGCCGTTGGCCAGCGTTTCCTCGGCCAACTGTCGGAATTTCATGTGGAGACAAGTGATAGCTAGGTTTGAAATACCAGAAGTCGTCATCTTGGACAACGGGACACAGTTTGTCGACAAAAAGTTTGGAGAATTTCTGGCTGGCCTGGGCATAAAGCAAAAGTTTTCGTCTCTGGAGCATTCCCCAAACCAACGGCCAAGTGGAAGTGGCAAATAAGGTCATCCTGCAAGGCCTCAGAAAGCGACTTGATGAAAAGAAGGGAGCATGGGCTGACGATTTGGCCTCAGTCCTCTGGTCTTACTGCACAACTTAGCAGTCGTCTACCAGGGAACCACCCTTCCGACTCACCTACGGGGTAGATGCAATAATACTGGTAGAAATCGGCGAGCCGTGTCCACGACTACTTCTAGGAGGAGTCGAAGAGGCCGTAGAAAAAGACTTGGTGGATGAAGCCAGAGAGATGGCCCACTTGTTGGAGACAGCACTAAAACAAAGAATGGCCCTCCACTCTAATGCCAAGGTACTCAAGAGAGAATTTGAACGGGACGACCTGGTCTTGCGGCGCAACGACATAGGACTACCGACTCCGGGTGAAGGAAAGTTAGCGGCAAACTGAAAAGGCCCATACAGGGTAAAGGAggtgatgcgggcagaaattggtgaattaaaaattattagaatatatacgttgcaagtatagttcttaactcgccagaaatccaccgctcaatttagaaaggtgtcacagaaaattgaaatttaaaatactgggagtatgaatcccaggtcgtctcccaacgagttgcaggaaagggagctattttattaatcagatgttttcgaaaaagtttgagttgagtaaacaggaaattaaattgatgaaattgaataatgtaaataaaagccttgactgggagttgattacatggaagccctattcttgatggaatactctaagattaattgacaattgagagttatttcgtttagttatcctttactaagtaagggaaggtaaaacaagctggaatgctgttctatcagcaagtcccaatccactctgGGGAGGATTGGTGTCAGGAATTAGAGAGCAAActaacaataacccaattacaatctttctcttgaaccttctgatgagcggataatttatacgctttttggcattatttttagtatgtttttagtaggatctagttacttttagggatgttttcattagtttttatgttaaattcacatttctggactttactatgagtttgtgtgtttttctgtgatttcaggtattttctggctgaaattgagggacttgagcaaaaatcagattcagaggttgaagaaggactgctgatgctgttggattctaacctccctgcactcaaagtggattttctggagctacagaactcaaaatggcatacttccaattgcgttggaaagtagacatctaggtctttccagaaatatataatagtccatactttggccgagtttagatgacgtaaaaggtcgttaaacgccagttctacactgctgtctagagttaaacgccagaaacacgttacaagccagagttgaacgccagaaatacgttacaaactggcgttcaactccaagaatgacatCTCCACGtggaaacttcaagctcagcccaagcacacaccaagtgggccccagaagtggatttatgcatcaattacttacttctgtaaaccctagtaactagtttagtataaataggactttttactattgtattagacatctttgatcagttttatgctatcttagactttcatgggggctggccattcggccatgcctggaccattatcacttatgtattttcatacggtagagtttctgcactccatagattaaggtgtggagctctgctgttcctcaaagattaatgcaaagtactattatttttctattcaattcaacttattccgcttctaagatattcattcgcacttcaacctgaatgtgatgaacgtgacaatcatcatcattccctatgaacgcgtgcctgacaaccacttccgttctaccttagattgaatgagtatctcttggatctcttaatcagaatcttcgtggtataagctagattgatggcggcattcatgagagtctggaaagtctaaaccttgtctgtggtattccgagtaggactctgggattgaatgactgtgacgaacttcaaactcgcgagtgctgggcgtagtgatagacgcaaaaggagggtgaatcctattccagtatgatcgagaacctcagatgattagccgtgctgtgacagagcatttggaccattttcacaagaggataggatgcagccattggcaagggtgatgcctccagacgattagccatgcagtgacagcgcatcggaccattttctagagaggattaaaagtagccattgacaacggtgatgtccttacataaagccagccatggaaaggagtaagactgattggatgaagacagcaggaaagcagaggttcagaggaacgaaagcatctctatacacttatctgaaattctcaccaatgatatacataagtgtttctatccttattttctatctatttattatttatgttcgaaaactccataactattttatatccgcctgactgagatttacaaggtgaccatagcttgcttcataccaacaatctctgtgggatcgacccttactcacgtaaggtttattaattggacaacccagtgcacttgctggttagttgtatcgaagttgtgaatgaaaaatgatttattaagacgtgcgtacagagtttctggcgccgttgcctgagatcacaatttcgtgcaccaccttccaactcaagggttcctttcaatcaactccccatcaagttagggaactactcactcattgtaaaggtaaaattcatagcatataaaaaggaattaaagaaagacattgtaaataaaaattaaaatagtcaattaaaaataaaagtgatccttgtattaaataatcttaagaatattccaatggtaaaattaaacaaagcagagaacatggaagagtaaaccaagtaaagaaaacgaactagaatgacgaagtcttgatgaggtaataaatcttctcagtgttccaatgcaaagagcaatcacaaattaaatcctaagaactatgaatgtctagagagaaaacctagaggaggagtaaaaactagatctaattttaaacttgtgtagaatgaatgttctctttggtttctgcatgttttctggctctagtctactgttctgggccgaaaactgggtcaaaatagggtccaaaatcgcccccagcgaatcctgcagattatgcagatcgcgcatgtcacgcgatcgcatcatccatgcggacgcgtcattcgcgcttttcctcgccacgtgttcgcgtcgtccacgcctccgcgttgCTCGTGCTTTTCTAGtccgcgtggtcgcgtgagccatgctgccgcgtcactgcgatttctcctcttttgcGCGGttgcatgagccatgcggccgcgtcacttctcgctggttatctcctcaatttcttgtgttccttccattttttctagcttcctttccaatccccaactcattcatgccctataaagcctgaaacgcttaacacacagatcacggcatcgaatggaataaaggagaattaaaatgcataattaaaagtctctaggaagcggttttcaatcatgtaataatttcaggaagaaaatataaatgcatgctaaattaatgaataagtgggtaaggatcattataaaaccacacaattaaacacaatataaaccataaaatagtggtttatcaacctccccacacttaaacattagcatgtcctcatgcttaattgaaggagataaagtaaataagtatgaacatgtagaaactcatgcaatgcaatgcaatcatatatatatatatatatatgaatgcaactatatgattcttgtccacttgatcaaaagtaaataagctcttcaaaataattacaaatcaaactccactaattctatcatcatacagtaagacagataaaagtgcaagaagatagctcatgaaagcagggaacatggaaattcaagcattgaaccctcactgatgatgtatgtacgctttaacctctctagtgtatagggtaatcactctatccttctctaatcatgctctctaacttttgttcttctcctaaccaatcaacaacagttaatataccaatgcaaacatcatgaggtcttttcaaggttgtaatggggccaaggtaggtagggatacatgtatggtcaagtgagcttataaattgaatctttaattaacccaagcttcaacccaa is a window from the Arachis hypogaea cultivar Tifrunner chromosome 17, arahy.Tifrunner.gnm2.J5K5, whole genome shotgun sequence genome containing:
- the LOC140180701 gene encoding uncharacterized protein; the protein is MSQINRTYQARDSLLQKYLEKVKELSKQFEEVTVQHVPRERNTRADLLSKLVSTKPGTGNRSLIQGLIKEPAVALYLTQVDPCWMSPIIDFLEKAKLPSDEKVAKTIRREAAKYAIIQGQLLKKGISQPLLKCLHPDQTDYVLRELHEGCYGHHIGGKALARKLVRAGYY
- the LOC140180700 gene encoding uncharacterized protein; its protein translation is MRETVEEDREGSRERPRRSRPQRQDSRERSRRGRPHREDSRERTRKRRQPVVMGATPFHHSILEIRLPKHFDKPTNMRYDRTQDPQENLTAFEARMNLERVGDEVRCRAFPVTLAGPAIRWFNALPQGSITAFVDISHAFLAQFTTRIAKVKHPINLLGVTQRSGEPTRNYLDRFNDECLEIDGLIDSVASLCLTNGLLNEDFRKHLTTKPVWMMQEI